CCGGCGGATCCCTTCGTCACCCGCTTCTTCCAGGCCCAGCGCCTGCCCCTCGAGGGCGTCTCCCGATGAGATGGCTCGCCGCGTGGGTGCTGCTGGTGCTGTGCGCGTGCTCGAGGGTCGCCGCGGACGGCCCCACGGTGCGCGTGGGCTCCAAGAAGTTCACCGAGTCCGTCATCCTCGGAGACATGGCGACGCAGCTCGCCCGGAGCACCGGCGCGCGGGTCGAGCACCGGCGCGAGCTCGGGGGCACCCAGGTGCTCTGGCAGGCCCTGCGGCGCGGAGACATCGACGTCTATCCCGAGTACACCGGCACGCTGCGCCAGGAGCTGTTCGCCGGCCGCGCCCTGCCCAATGACGAGGCGCTGCGCGAGGCGCTCGCCGCCGAGGGGGTGCGCCTGGGCGTGTTCCTGGGCTTCAATGACACCTATGCGCTCGGCATGAAGGAGGAGGAGGCCGCGCGGCTGAACATCCGCACGCTGTCGGATCTGCGCCAGCACCCCAAGCTGCGTCTGGCCTTCAGCAACGAGTTCATGGACCGTGCCGATGGCTGGCCCTCCCTGCGCGCGCGCTACGCGCTGCCCCAGACGGAGGTGCGCGGGCTCGACCATGATCTGGCGTATCGGGGCCTGGAGAGTGGTGCCCTGCAGGTGACGGACCTGTACTCCACCGACGCGGAGATCGCCTACTACGGCCTGCGCGTGCTGGAGGATGATCTGCACCACTTCCCCGCCTATGACGCCGTGCTGCTGTACCGGGCGGAGCTCGCGGAGCGGGCCCCGGAGGTGGTGGCCGCGCTCGAGCGGTTGGAGGGCCGCGTCTCCGCGTCCGAGATGGTGGCGCTCAACGCGAGCGCGAAGCTCCAGCGGGTGCCCGAGCGCCAGGTGGCGGCCACGTTCCTCGCGCGCGAGCTGGGCCTCGCGGTGACGGTGCGGGGAGAAGGCGTGCTGACGAGCGTGTGGCGGCACACGCGTGAGCACCTGTTCCTCGTGGGCCTGTCGTTGCTCGGGGCCATCGCGGTGGCGGTGCCGCTGGGGGTGCT
Above is a window of Cystobacter fuscus DNA encoding:
- a CDS encoding glycine betaine ABC transporter substrate-binding protein; amino-acid sequence: MRWLAAWVLLVLCACSRVAADGPTVRVGSKKFTESVILGDMATQLARSTGARVEHRRELGGTQVLWQALRRGDIDVYPEYTGTLRQELFAGRALPNDEALREALAAEGVRLGVFLGFNDTYALGMKEEEAARLNIRTLSDLRQHPKLRLAFSNEFMDRADGWPSLRARYALPQTEVRGLDHDLAYRGLESGALQVTDLYSTDAEIAYYGLRVLEDDLHHFPAYDAVLLYRAELAERAPEVVAALERLEGRVSASEMVALNASAKLQRVPERQVAATFLARELGLAVTVRGEGVLTSVWRHTREHLFLVGLSLLGAIAVAVPLGVLVARRPRLGRGVLALAGIIQTVPSLALLVFMIPLLGIGARPAIVALFLYSLLPIIRNTAAGLEGIPPEVRESAEALGLPPGARLRLVELPMAAPSILAGIQTSAVINVGTATLGALIGAGGYGQPILTGIRLDDTALILQGAVPAAGLALLVSGLFGLVERVVVPRGLRR